A genomic stretch from Spiroplasma endosymbiont of Clivina fossor includes:
- a CDS encoding transposase family protein: MKFKKNNQISDKNFLRLTGIKHTTFNKMLEILKIEELKKRFRRGRTNKLSLENRILMTLEYWREYRTYFHIAKSYDISESSCYRNIKWIEDTLIKHPNFQQLTGQKSLLKDYFKDKTVIIDVTESQIQRPKKDKNSTTQEKRKNTQ; encoded by the coding sequence ATGAAATTTAAAAAAAATAATCAAATAAGTGATAAAAATTTTTTAAGATTAACTGGTATTAAACATACTACTTTTAATAAAATGCTAGAAATTTTAAAAATAGAAGAATTAAAAAAGAGATTTCGTCGCGGAAGAACCAATAAATTATCATTAGAAAATCGTATTTTAATGACTTTAGAATATTGAAGAGAATATAGAACTTATTTTCATATTGCAAAAAGTTATGATATTAGTGAAAGTAGTTGTTATAGAAATATCAAATGAATTGAAGACACTTTAATAAAACACCCTAATTTTCAACAACTTACTGGTCAAAAATCACTATTAAAAGATTATTTCAAAGATAAGACTGTTATAATTGATGTAACTGAAAGCCAAATCCAACGCCCAAAAAAAGACAAAAACAGCACTACTCAGGAAAAAAGAAAAAACACACAATAA
- a CDS encoding transposase family protein gives MKTQVIIEKDSKKIISSDFSYGKNHDFKILKDSKIKFLPETTVLVDLGYQGIQKINHNVLIPKRKSKKNPLNKEEKQNNERISKMRIVIENVFAILKKFKIISEKYRNRRKRFALRFNLIASIYNLQLLV, from the coding sequence ATAAAAACACAAGTTATAATTGAAAAAGATAGTAAAAAAATTATTAGTTCTGATTTTTCTTATGGTAAAAACCATGACTTTAAAATTTTAAAAGATTCAAAAATTAAATTTTTACCAGAAACAACTGTTTTAGTGGATTTAGGTTATCAAGGCATACAAAAAATTAATCATAATGTTTTAATTCCTAAAAGAAAATCAAAGAAAAACCCTTTAAATAAAGAAGAAAAGCAAAATAATGAGCGAATTTCAAAAATGAGAATTGTTATTGAAAATGTTTTTGCTATACTTAAAAAATTTAAAATTATTAGTGAAAAATATCGAAATCGTAGAAAAAGATTTGCTTTAAGATTTAATTTAATAGCTTCAATTTATAATTTACAACTATTAGTTTAA